In the Flavobacterium sp. J372 genome, one interval contains:
- a CDS encoding ferritin-like domain-containing protein encodes MNILKFIESFTNEGLLNAKGTRRDSFGQFGTLGKGLATAALPFGLGAIALNSNKANAASAAFLSAAAETPIQALQLALTLEYLEEEFYQTGMDTPGLIPAEDRDVFGKILLHEEKHVAFLQQGLGNNSITKPEFDFTAGGYIC; translated from the coding sequence ATGAATATTTTAAAATTTATAGAGTCGTTTACAAATGAAGGCCTTTTAAATGCCAAAGGTACGCGACGTGACAGTTTCGGACAATTTGGGACACTAGGCAAAGGCCTGGCTACCGCTGCCCTTCCGTTTGGGCTCGGAGCCATAGCGTTAAATTCTAATAAAGCTAATGCAGCATCGGCTGCATTCCTCTCCGCTGCTGCAGAAACGCCTATTCAGGCATTACAGCTTGCACTCACACTTGAATATCTTGAGGAAGAATTTTACCAGACTGGTATGGATACACCCGGGCTTATACCTGCGGAAGACCGCGATGTTTTCGGCAAGATATTACTGCATGAAGAGAAGCATGTGGCTTTCCTTCAGCAGGGTTTAGGCAATAATTCTATAACTAAGCCTGAATTTGATTTTACTGCCGGGGGGTACATTTGCTGA
- a CDS encoding ferritin-like domain-containing protein: protein MKNKVNVQEVRSGLHDRRSFLRISGLALAGTGLLIAGCSDDDDGGMNNTVPGPGVINGTFDLGGGDLGILTYAYALEQLEAEFYNRVVNNASFGSTFSPDERAILEDLYDHEVIHREFFKAALTGAVSNPQTMLLPDLDFTFPGVNFSNRLSVLQTAKVLEDTGVAAYNGAGKYISDANYLLLAGKIVSVEARHASAIRDLLNPGSTDFAGDDVVDANGLDEALKPSLIVPMVDPFITTAFTANYLP from the coding sequence ATGAAAAACAAAGTAAATGTTCAGGAGGTCCGCTCAGGGCTGCATGACAGAAGGAGCTTCCTGCGAATCAGCGGGCTTGCCCTTGCCGGAACCGGTCTGCTAATTGCCGGCTGTAGCGATGACGATGACGGCGGTATGAACAATACCGTGCCGGGACCCGGTGTAATCAACGGTACTTTTGACCTGGGCGGCGGCGACCTCGGCATACTTACGTATGCGTATGCGCTTGAGCAACTTGAAGCTGAATTTTACAATCGCGTGGTAAACAATGCCAGCTTCGGAAGTACCTTCAGCCCTGATGAACGCGCTATACTTGAAGATCTTTACGATCATGAAGTGATACACCGTGAATTCTTTAAGGCAGCGCTTACCGGCGCAGTAAGCAACCCGCAGACAATGCTGCTCCCGGATCTTGACTTTACATTCCCAGGTGTAAACTTTAGTAACAGGCTTTCTGTTTTGCAAACAGCTAAAGTACTGGAAGATACAGGTGTTGCAGCATACAACGGTGCGGGTAAATATATTTCAGATGCAAATTACCTACTGCTTGCAGGTAAAATTGTTTCGGTTGAAGCGAGACATGCATCGGCCATTCGCGATTTACTGAACCCTGGTTCTACAGACTTTGCAGGTGATGACGTTGTAGATGCTAACGGACTTGATGAGGCGCTGAAACCCTCACTGATCGTTCCTATGGTTGACCCATTCATCACTACTGCATTTACCGCTAACTACTTACCATAA
- a CDS encoding LacI family DNA-binding transcriptional regulator, whose translation MKSKATLKQIAKELGVSVSTVSKALSNSPEISEPTKIRVQEFAKLKNYKPNNLAVNLKNKRSRTIGVIIPNILNPFFAKVFSGIEKAANDKGYNVITCISNESLEKEIHAMDMLSNGTIDGFILSISEETQKEQSFKHFKEAIAEGLPIVMFDRISDEVNCDKVIVDDFDSAVDGVNHLVKLKCKNIALLSTIDNLSVGKLRAEGYEKALKDNGYEINEDIIIRTETPEDFDVKLASLFDKKIDGIFALDEHASVMAHKTAIKKGIRIPDELNIIGFADGVWSRRLTPSLSTISQHGPEIGEAAANMLIEKLESKNEDETPVYNTRVIKTELRQRESTRKL comes from the coding sequence ATGAAGTCAAAAGCCACGCTAAAACAAATCGCAAAAGAACTTGGTGTCTCTGTATCAACTGTGTCTAAAGCATTGAGCAACAGTCCGGAGATAAGCGAACCCACAAAAATCAGGGTGCAGGAATTTGCAAAGCTCAAGAACTACAAGCCAAATAACCTGGCCGTAAACCTGAAGAACAAGCGTTCGCGGACAATCGGTGTTATCATACCGAACATCCTCAACCCATTTTTTGCAAAGGTTTTTAGCGGTATAGAGAAGGCAGCGAATGATAAAGGCTATAATGTAATTACCTGTATTTCAAACGAATCGCTTGAAAAAGAAATACATGCTATGGATATGCTGAGCAATGGTACGATTGATGGCTTCATCCTTTCAATTTCTGAAGAGACCCAAAAGGAGCAGAGTTTTAAGCATTTTAAGGAGGCCATTGCCGAAGGCCTGCCTATTGTTATGTTTGACAGGATTAGTGATGAAGTGAACTGTGATAAGGTGATTGTGGACGATTTTGATTCAGCAGTTGACGGCGTGAACCACCTGGTAAAACTGAAGTGTAAAAATATCGCCCTGCTTTCTACGATTGATAACCTCAGTGTTGGGAAATTACGTGCCGAAGGCTATGAAAAAGCCCTGAAAGATAATGGCTATGAAATAAATGAAGATATTATCATCAGGACAGAAACGCCTGAAGATTTTGATGTAAAACTTGCATCGCTGTTTGATAAAAAGATTGACGGTATATTTGCGTTAGATGAACACGCTTCCGTAATGGCGCACAAGACAGCCATCAAAAAAGGAATCAGGATTCCTGATGAACTCAACATCATTGGTTTTGCCGACGGAGTTTGGTCACGCAGGCTTACGCCAAGTTTATCAACCATAAGCCAGCACGGGCCTGAAATAGGTGAGGCTGCTGCCAATATGCTTATTGAAAAACTCGAATCTAAGAATGAAGACGAAACACCTGTCTATAACACCCGAGTGATTAAAACTGAGCTAAGGCAAAGGGAATCAACGCGTAAGTTATAA
- a CDS encoding ferritin-like domain-containing protein: MILLPGGTFADVFSNYQTFLALSQAFEDTGVRAYKGQAANLISEPELLQAALQIHSVEARHASMIRRMRGQKGWIPGNDPGGHPMQADAVYAGEEVTTQAGFNTANVAGTSSTAGSESFDEPLTGAQATSIASLFIMT; the protein is encoded by the coding sequence TTGATTTTACTGCCGGGGGGTACATTTGCTGATGTATTCAGCAACTACCAGACATTCCTGGCACTGTCCCAGGCTTTTGAAGATACGGGTGTTCGCGCTTATAAAGGCCAGGCAGCAAACCTTATTTCAGAACCGGAATTGTTGCAGGCAGCTTTACAGATACACTCTGTAGAGGCCAGGCATGCGTCTATGATACGCAGGATGAGAGGGCAGAAAGGATGGATTCCGGGTAATGACCCAGGCGGGCACCCTATGCAAGCTGACGCAGTTTATGCCGGGGAAGAAGTTACAACTCAGGCCGGGTTTAACACAGCGAATGTTGCGGGCACATCATCAACAGCCGGTTCAGAATCATTTGATGAGCCATTAACAGGCGCCCAGGCTACAAGCATTGCAAGCCTGTTTATAATGACATAA